A portion of the Luxibacter massiliensis genome contains these proteins:
- a CDS encoding DEAD/DEAH box helicase family protein has protein sequence MQLKNFQLSAVKSLFEAMEKPARDIILKSPTGSGKTIILTYFMHQYVQSYCHTVFVWLTPGKGNLEEQSKEKMDKYIHAAQTKLLSDVMTGGFEENDNCFINWEKLTKKGNNALKDSERTNFLEHIEHALNAGLHFIVIVDESHQNNTVKADEIIQYFHTDKIIRCSATPKGIKKAEIIEIPEADVIAEGLIKKMLIINEDFPQQVEMENATSYLLKQAYAKQREIHAEFLFNGKDINPLIVVQIPNKSEKLQDDVERWFETQGVTYENGQLAVWLSDMHENLEGIEKINAPSVAVIIKQAVATGWDCPRAAILVKLRDNMDETFEIQTIGRIRRMPEAHHYGKDLLDSCYLYTFDEKFTAGVKLSLGKGALEAATLFLKNEYKGITLTSEQRTMVTDHRNPKKAMLSVAKYFEEKFKTGSNKTENKARLQAAGFEFSADILRHTLSGETATLNFASADMNTVIITERLNTHDHGHMYHQKVGKIGMEIGMEYSYMNTIIRKLFDRNFTYSRKILAMEPREVYAFVINNADLLRHTVREAMAAELEQLTLNINQVSKVSFHIPQSCLFTYDGTAKTQFEMKKNVYQGYLSSAEVRSSSERKFEKFCEKCDAVEWVYKNGDKGNEYLSIVYADNSGKQKNFYPDYIISVNGEIWVVETKGGFDRSGNSQDIDIFTPKKFAVLKDYLERYSLNGGIVRYDEKSEELCICMDSYSEDINSDSWVVLSDILK, from the coding sequence GTGCAACTGAAAAACTTTCAATTATCGGCTGTAAAATCGCTTTTTGAGGCGATGGAAAAGCCTGCCCGTGACATTATTCTAAAAAGCCCTACGGGCAGCGGAAAGACAATTATTCTTACATATTTTATGCACCAGTATGTGCAATCCTACTGCCATACCGTGTTTGTATGGCTCACCCCCGGCAAGGGCAATTTGGAGGAGCAGAGCAAGGAAAAGATGGATAAGTATATTCACGCTGCTCAGACAAAGCTGCTCTCCGATGTAATGACGGGCGGCTTTGAAGAAAACGATAACTGTTTCATCAACTGGGAAAAGCTAACAAAAAAGGGCAACAACGCCCTGAAAGACAGCGAACGCACCAACTTCTTAGAGCATATTGAACACGCTCTGAACGCCGGTTTACATTTTATTGTTATTGTGGACGAAAGCCATCAGAACAACACGGTGAAGGCGGATGAAATCATCCAGTATTTCCATACGGACAAAATCATTCGTTGCTCCGCTACGCCGAAAGGGATTAAAAAGGCGGAAATCATAGAAATTCCTGAAGCGGATGTTATTGCCGAGGGACTTATCAAGAAAATGCTTATAATTAATGAGGATTTTCCCCAGCAGGTAGAAATGGAGAATGCAACCAGCTATCTATTAAAACAGGCTTATGCTAAGCAGCGTGAAATCCATGCGGAGTTTCTTTTCAATGGGAAGGATATTAATCCTTTGATCGTGGTGCAGATTCCAAACAAATCGGAGAAATTGCAGGACGATGTGGAACGCTGGTTTGAAACGCAGGGCGTAACCTATGAAAACGGTCAACTTGCGGTGTGGCTTTCTGATATGCACGAAAACTTGGAGGGCATTGAAAAAATCAATGCTCCCTCTGTTGCTGTTATTATCAAGCAAGCTGTTGCCACGGGATGGGACTGTCCGAGAGCCGCCATTTTGGTAAAGCTCCGTGACAATATGGATGAAACCTTTGAAATTCAGACCATCGGGCGCATTCGCCGTATGCCGGAGGCACACCACTACGGCAAAGATTTGCTGGATAGCTGTTATCTCTACACTTTCGATGAAAAATTCACCGCCGGTGTCAAGTTGAGTCTCGGCAAAGGGGCGTTAGAAGCAGCTACTCTGTTCCTTAAAAATGAGTATAAAGGCATCACCCTGACCTCCGAACAGAGAACAATGGTGACAGATCACCGCAATCCTAAAAAGGCTATGCTCTCTGTAGCAAAGTATTTTGAAGAAAAATTCAAGACTGGATCGAACAAGACGGAGAACAAGGCACGCTTGCAGGCGGCGGGTTTTGAATTTAGCGCTGATATTCTGCGTCACACCCTTTCGGGTGAAACTGCAACCTTGAATTTTGCTTCGGCAGATATGAATACGGTCATCATTACCGAAAGGCTAAATACCCACGATCACGGTCATATGTACCATCAGAAGGTGGGTAAAATCGGTATGGAGATTGGAATGGAATACAGCTATATGAATACGATCATTCGTAAGTTATTTGATCGCAATTTTACATATAGCCGTAAAATCCTCGCAATGGAGCCGAGAGAAGTCTATGCATTTGTTATCAACAACGCCGATCTGCTACGCCATACGGTGCGTGAGGCGATGGCGGCGGAACTTGAACAGCTTACTCTTAATATTAACCAAGTATCAAAGGTGTCGTTCCATATTCCGCAATCCTGCCTGTTTACCTACGACGGTACAGCAAAAACACAGTTTGAAATGAAGAAAAATGTATATCAGGGTTACCTTTCCTCTGCGGAAGTCCGATCATCTTCGGAACGCAAATTCGAGAAATTCTGCGAAAAGTGTGATGCCGTGGAATGGGTATATAAAAATGGTGATAAAGGCAATGAGTATTTGTCCATCGTATATGCGGATAATTCGGGCAAGCAAAAGAATTTTTATCCTGACTATATTATCAGTGTAAACGGTGAAATTTGGGTCGTGGAAACTAAGGGCGGCTTTGACCGTAGTGGCAATAGCCAAGATATTGACATTTTCACGCCGAAAAAATTCGCCGTGCTGAAAGATTATTTGGAACGCTACAGCTTAAATGGTGGCATTGTCCGCTATGATGAAAAAAGTGAAGAACTGTGCATTTGTATGGACAGCTATTCCGAGGATATTAACAGCGATAGTTGGGTTGTGCTGAGTGATATTTTAAAGTGA